One genomic region from Lycorma delicatula isolate Av1 chromosome 9, ASM4794821v1, whole genome shotgun sequence encodes:
- the LOC142330452 gene encoding uncharacterized protein LOC142330452 — translation MTDQSQAEFPRFPGSSSNTNGINEYEAYGSEEYYSHQPPHDHLYLPPPIVMKQPMMVPQKSMISNLFSTDFIKILLLLILKLLLIKLKTIGFIKIVLLILLKLPVIFFGIIFKLLLFVKITNLFKLLTLPLFLPLILIILAPILLLLLPLLLIPFAPLLLIPLLLPLLLFLPIPVLTVTTTTTTTTTTAAPSGKRRRRRFISNEYNNNNNNLPYEYSDSRNNELLFFRNLIESEKCLERIACKLAADRRSTLFNSYILRILDFAKEYLINPRLYSYAHAYRSGVSSDSTFATCTNKYPCSRLKS, via the exons ATGACTGACCAATCACAAGCTGAATTTCCTAGATTTCCTGGAAGTAGTAGCAATACTAATGGTATTAATGAATACGAGGCGTATGGAAGTGAAGAATACTACTCCCACCAACCACCGCACGACCATTTATATTTACCCCCACCGATAGTGATGAAACAACCAATGATGGTACCGCAAAAGTCAATGATTAGTAATCTATTTTCAacggattttataaaaatattattattacttatattaaaactattattaattaaattaaaaacaatcggttttattaaaatagttttattgataCTATTAAAATTACCCGTTATTTTTTtcggaataatatttaaattattgcttttcgtaaaaattacaaatttatttaaattattaacattgccgttatttttaccattaatattaataatactcgCCCctatactattactattattacctttattattgATACCATTTGCACCTTTACTTCTGATTCCATTATTAttaccgttattattatttttaccgatACCAGTTCTCACTGTAACTACTACTACAACCACTACGACTACAACAGCAGCACCTTCCGGAAAAAGAAGAAGACGAAGATTTATTtccaatgaatataataataataataataatttgccttACGAATATAGTGACAGTAGAAATAATGAATTGCTATTCTTTAGGAATTTAATTGAATCTGAAAAATGTCTAGAAAGAATCGCTTGTAAATTGGCTGCCGATAGAAGATCGACACTGTTCAACAGTTATATATTAag GATTTTAGATTTTGCTAAAGAATACCTCATAAATCCACGTCTATATTCGTACGCCCATGCATACAGATCAGGAGTTTCATCAGATTCAACATTTGCTACATGTACGAATAAATATCCATGTTCCAGATTGAAAAGCTAg